The genomic stretch TTTAAGAAGCATAGGAGGAATAGAGATATAGGGTAAGCTATTCAAGGCCAACAATGAAGGAGGGAGAAATCGGAAAAGCTACCTtcagttggggaagaaggaggattTATATAGGTCTCTTCAAAAACTAGCAGTTCTAGGAACTTAACTCCGGAGTCTTTGGCATGCACCAGAGTCTCTGACCTCGGGAGGCCGGAGTCTCCAGCTTGGCCAAGCTAGGTTAGAGTCTTCAAACTGGAGTATCTGGCCATACTTCCGAGTGACAACATGACCTTGCGTGATTGGACGCAACCGCTGAGCAGCAATGCTAGAGTCTTTGGGTGCTTAGGACAAAGTCACCCGTCTTTGCACACCGTAGTCTCCCATCTAAGTACACAAGAGTCTCCATATAGAAAACCTCTAAACCCAAAACTACATGATCTTTCACATTCAAACTACGAATAAGAAGAAACCAATTTTGGTGAAAAGATAATGACAAGTAGAACCAACTTTAgataaaaaagaactaaaaagatGAGAAAATACCAAGTATATATGGGTGTGGAACCTCTCTACAGAAAGAATTATAAAAACCAATATCGAAAACACATCAAGTTTTTCATATGAaatccgtttttgatgaactagagTTTATCACGAAAATAACCACAAGCTATTAAACCTCACAAGGGTGAGAACCAAATAACAACCAATAGATATGATGCTAAGGATTCAAAGGTTTGATATCTCTATGAAAAATCCAAttaagttactcactcgagagcttcTCTTGATTGTACgcatatctatcctataacccggtcttccAACAAACAAATATGAGACCGGTAAGATAGAACAACTATCAAGATTCACACCTTTCCCCTTACCATTTTCCACTTTAGCTTAATGATGATGATCGTATTTGTCACAAGATGAAAAACCTTTCTTGATTGCGCTTGCTCAGTGAAGTCTTGCGAGTTTCTTCCCCATACTCTACTATGGGAGAGCCTCTTCTTAGGCATATCTTCAGATATCCTTTATTACAAACTAGATGACAAGCTTAAAGCATATGCTATTTTCTATATGTTCATCTTGAATTTGTGCTTCAAATTGATCACCCTCAAATAAATTATTATTTCTTCATAATGATGATGTTTTGAAGTTAACCGTGAATGTTCACAGAATCTTCTTCCTCAAGACATGTTTCCAATAGGCTCAAATATTACATGGTCATTCTTCGGATCACACCTTAAACATCTTGGCTATCacttgatcttcacttgatcgtaTCAAATATGTATATTTGAaccaatgatcttgatgccaaataCTGAAACCATATTATTCTCAGCATGGCAACCAACCTTGAATCTAACACATGgccttcaagcattgcctatggagtaTAGACAAACCTTTTATAAGTAACTCAGCGCAAATAATAGTCTATAGAAATTATCATTAGTTACCAAAACTACACATGGAGTTGCATGGAGAAAACAATACATGCTTCCCCGTCTCGACCAGGGACAGAGATGGAGTGGTGAGACTCTTATCTTTATGATGCCGCATTCATCGAGAAAAGACAAACCAAACATGGTAGAAAAACTGAACTAGAATTCAAACGTAAATCGGGGGGTTTCTCGCCTCCTAATGCCATATCAGCCACCAAAGGCGAGGGAAACCCGGAAACCCAGTATGCCTCGTAGGTGTAGATGCACCCCTTGCATAAAAAAGTATTTCAAACTGactagaatttttttaaaaatataggTGTACATCTAGGTATTCTATGTCCGTACACAAAATTTCATGAAAAAAGGATATTTTTGGTGGCATGTATAACTCCAAAATAGCTTTTGATGAGatatttttatcttttttacacggaCCACAAAAATGTCTTTTTCTACAAACATTGTGTGCGAACATATAGAATATCATCATCTatactttgatttttttttctggattttttgaacatttcgaaatacatttgaaattcatttttcatAATGGATACATCTAAACCTATGCAGCCCAATGCAAAGGCACATGAGCTGTGTCGCGTCGCGTCGCTGTTGTACACACGACGAGACGACACATTGGATGATGCTTGCACGCGGTAGTCCGATCGTGAAAAAGAAAGAGCCCAACCTGTCTACTCCATATCTGCGATAAACCGCATCGATTCTGAATTACGTGTACTTGTGTCCGTGCTAGCTAGCACACAGATTTCTGTACCTGCGCTACAGCGTCAGCTAGCAGCTAGATATGCACATCACGCCACCATCCTTGATTACAGGGAGATACCACAAGATACTTCATTTTAGAAAAAGAGAAGATGATGAAAGATACCGGAAGATATATGATGTAACCTATACAACAGATTTGTCGCCCAACTGTGTCCGTTCATAACTGGAGCTATATATACATCGTCTGCCAGATCTCTAAGGATTAGTGATCTGTTGGCCCTATGGTGCAACTCTTTCTACTACCTTCTTCTGCTGCTGTTCATCTGTTGGCGAGAGAGCTCCCAAGTATCCGTGAACTGTTCGGGTTTCATTCTGTGGTAATCATCATATCTTCGACCCATGATTGCTGCACCGATCTTGCATCTGCATTCTCTTCATTTTTGCTGAATGAGTGGCTCGATTTGTCCCATGTTTTTCTTCAGAATACTGATGCGTGACTCTGCTCCGAAAACCTGCTCCAGCAGCTGTCTTCCCTGCTTCATGCTGCCCAACAAAATCTGGCTGTGCTAACTGCTAGCAGTAATTAACGACGGTCGTAATTGGTAGCTGGGAAGAGTCGGACATGGATTACGCGAGCCCTGGTGGGACTGATACATCCACAGATCTAGACGTCGAGAAGATGAGCCCAGCGGTAACTGTTTTATCCTTGGCATCGTGGAGTCTCCctaattttttttcgagaatgggGTCTCCCTATTCAATTTCAACGCATGTGCAAAAACTGTTGCAAGCATAGTGTTTGCCGCATATGATGTTCACTCAACTTATCTGTACTGATCAGTTCGACCAGGGGCATGTTGGTGCGCTCACACCTTCAGAATCCAGTGGCAAGCCAAATGGTAAACAGGGTCAAAAGGTATCCATACAACTGATCACTACACCTTCAGTAAATGGATCATTTGATGAAGCTGTTATAGAATTGAATTCAATCTTTGTTAACTGGCAGACACTTCGTCGTCTTGCCCAAAACCGTGAAGCTGCAAGGAGAAGCCGGCTACGGAAAAAGGTACGATCCACGTGCTCCTTTGAACATCTTGGGGCAAGGATTTTCTGGCAACCTTATTTCATAGCCACcatttcatcctcctcttccccaGGCATATGTCCAACAGCTTGAGAGTAGCAACCTGAAACTGGCTCAGCTGGAGCAGGAACTCCAGCGTGCTCGCCGGCAGGTATGCTCTTCATTTTCCCGATTCTACATTATCCATTCGCGTAGTTGTCAAACATATATGCTGGTAAGTGATAATTTGTTTGCTTACTTATTCAGGGCTTTTTGGTTTCTACTTCGGGAGATGAGCCCCATTCAGCCAATGGAAATGGTAACAGAAACCACTCTCACATTCTGTCTTCTGGCTTGTGAAAAACCACCACATCTTCCGATCTACAGGGGCTTTGGCATTCGGAGTGGAGTACGCACGGTGGCTGGAGGAGCACAGCAAGCAGTTAGATGAGCTCAGAGCCGCCGTCAACGCCCACGCCGGCGACAGCGACCTTCAGGCGATCATTGACGCCATCATGGCACGCTGCCACGAAATCTTCAGGCTGAAGGATGCCGCGGCCAAGGCCGACGCCTTCCAGGTCCTGTCGGGAACGTGGACGACCCCCGTCGAGAGGTGTTTCCTCTGGCTCGGCGGCTTCCGGCCATCGGAGCTTCTCAAGGTCCCAGTATCCAATCACCAGTCGTCAAAGCTTGTTGACGAACTGTACTCTTTTCTGTCACCTCCCTACATTGGGCTACCTCTTTCTGAAGTTGATGCATTTGCCGCAGTTACTCGCGAGTCGGCTGGAACCCCTGACAGAGAAGCAGCTCGATAGTATCTCTGTGCTGCAACATTCCTCCCAGCAAGCCGAAGACGCTCTTTCTCGAGAGATGGAAGCGCTGCGGCAGTCGGTCGTGGAAACCGTCGCCGCGTCGGGATCGTCCTCGTCCCTGTGCCGCACAGCAGGCCCCTCTGGCGATCACACGGGCCAAATGGCGGTGGCAAAGCTTGGCGCTCTGGAAATCCTCCTGCGGCAGGTAGACTTCTCCTGCCCATGGTTGTACCGTAAAGTTATGtgtgttagagcatccccactcgttggcgctccccacgtccaaatccggcgaaattttcgtccggattggaggaagatttggcgtggggaggagtagtttcccagtcgtgtgctcccaagcggcgtttctcggggaaaagaggatggctcggggaatccggacgaaagaggagacacgtgggcgtgggcggttggtttagcttcatccggagtccccgggagacccccgggaaaccgaggatggcatggggagtccggacgaaaataggctcaaatccggaccaaaacgaggaaccggggcctgactgggccgtttttcgccgtccggatgaaaaaagtggccgtggggggctctgtggggagacgagtggagatgctcttacatactCAGATGCTGCTGAACTGCTTTCTGGTGATTCTTCCGTTCTGCAGGCTGATGATCTGCGTCTTCGGATTCTTCAGGAAGTGCAGCGGATACTGACCACCCGCCAATGTGCACGAGCTCTCCTCGCGATCAGCGACTACTTCTCTCGGCTGCGCGCTCTGAGCTCCCTCTGGATTGCACGTCCGTCCACGTGAAATGAACTGAGTTTCGACAATCTTTTTCGAAACGGGAACTATGTTTCGACAGTCAGTTATACTGTATTATTACTGTAGAACAAACTGGAATCCGTTCAGAAAAAAAGAAGCGAATGTACTCATTTCCTGCCCATTATGAGAGGTCTGCTCATGGCCACCGTTCCACCTGTACTATCGTTTTGGTTGTGCCAAACTAGGTTGCAGCATTTAGACAGAACTAATTAAGAGCCTTTTGGAAAATGTAACCTTAAGTGAtcttaaattttatttttgaaaGAAATGAAAACTTGCGTTAATTTCATTTGAGAAGAAGTTAGAGTGCATAGCCTCGCGACTCGCACCATCGAGCTCAGGAAACTGTACGCTCGCTGTGAGCGGAAAATGATTCAGAAGCGGCAATGTGGAAGGCCACCAATCTGCAGGCCGATCCACACCTTCCGCCAGACGGTGCCAATCGTGTAAAAGCAATATCTTCGATTTGACTTAGGCTGgttatagtgggagtaacttagactagtaacatatgacatgttactagtctatgttactacTTTCACAataggtagtaacttatatgtggtgtcatgcattgtatcatttattatgttgtagactcatcatgccttgaggtgtgtgatgttatggtaacatagctagttaccaccttactctttttcttcatttattagcatgccatgtcaccaaaatgtcttaagatgtgtgatgttactagctatgttactcccactatgagcagtcttatatATAAAGGCCTCATTCTATACTAGTAGGTGGTGAAAAGCCAACACTGATTCAGACACTTTTACGCGCCATCGATCAGTGTATTGGACAAGTACTGGTAGATGGTATTGACATATGCACCATTAAACTGCATGGCCTACAAATAAGACTAAGCATCATTGGCGCTCTGCATGAATATAGTGACGTCCgcatcagtggtatgcatgtggaggCGGCAGCACagatgaagttcagagtcttacatctcagggtgaaaacccaaggtctggccttaactggttgtgcctgtcaataaccttgttggagacattgttttgagtgtggggactatcttcagggtgaaaacctaagacctttggtcgggctaCGACGGCGCtgatgcactgttcccttcttggaggcgtcgcttttggagagtttgtatttcaggtgttgtcacggtgatggttgtattgctgttactAGGTTTGAAatgttgtagcgggacttttatttcttagttttctttactcttttttggctgtgtgcatccgttctACCACTAggatggtgcgttgttgcagaggttggatgtaattggtatcttttgatatgaatatattccctttatcgaaaaaaatgaatATAGTGACAGAGAAAATTTGGCAGAATTGAATTGAGTTATTTCAAAAATCTATTATACTACCTTTCTTTTTGACATGAAACACTCGTATTTTACTAAGATACATCATAATTGTTGATCATCAGACGGGTTATAAAATTATGGAAGCTCGTCGTCTACATAATATGGTCCCATGAACTACCCTACACCCAAAGCCATATATATACTCGCTGCGACGTTCAATAATAGATCGTAACATATTACGCCAATCTCATGCTCATTCAGAACCCATTTACAGTTCCGCACTCTGCCGCACTTCCTCAACCCGTGCGGGAATTGAAAAGCGGGAGTTGGCTTGAGCACATATAGAACTAGAATAACTAGACTCTTATATACGTTAGCCAAGAATCGTACATGCAGTCTGTTACTTTGCATCTTCATCATGCAAGCTGCATGTGCCGATTGATTGAGGATATGAGTTACTAACTTACTATATGTATGACTTTTGGAGCTGTATGATTGTCCTTCCGCAtcgaaaattcaattcggctcccgggtgcgtatgatccctctataaaaaaaaatcatattttgaggTGTTGAAAATTTTTGATAAAattttctacatgtacatctccataatatatatgtgtgcgtcaagtttcacgaaaaaataatattttttgtgatctatgtaaaaaagagaaaatttatcttgtgaaaaatattatttttgagGATTTTTACAGTACCTGGTACTCCAAAACTACTACCAGGCCGATCTGACCATCCGTGATGTACAGTCTAATTAATTGTTTTGAGAGTGCTAAATAGGCAATTTGCACAAATTGTGTTGTTGGGGAAGCGCTAGATTTTAGTTTTCGTGAGTGGTACCAAGATCTTGTTGAGTTGGACGTTGTTGTTTATAGTTCATCTTTAATTTGTTTCAGTTTAAACCATATTCGGATCTATTACTATGTATAATTTGTGCACCAAGATCAGATGTCACATGCACATAACAAGGAAATCCATAGCAGATCCACAAGTGAAAAAGTTGAAATATCTAGCACATAGCAATTTCTTCTATGGAATGTTGTATATCTTTGTCCAAGGCAGCACGGAACGTTCACCGGTAGAGGTGACACGATGACATGTGTCTTGCTAGCTGCTTGCAGTCACGGGTGGATGTAGCGTCGTCCCTATCGCCCGATGCTTGCCCAGGCTTTGGTCGCGCTCGCTTCCTGCGTGAAGTTGAGTTTACCGAGAAAAGCCAAGAACACGAGGAGCAAAAATCATCgagttgttgggccttgcccgggCTATTGGGATTTGCCTGGGGCAGGAGGACAAGCAGCTTGGTCATCCCACCTCACGCGCGAAGGAAACATACCAGCAATAAACGACACAGCGACTAAGTGAATTCAACCTTTCAACGCTTCGATTGGAAGCAGAGCTTCCTAGCAAGATTAGCATTTAAATGGTTTGTTAACTTGCAAATATTGGAATGTGTAATGAACTTGTGAACATAGGAATATGTTGTGAACGTGTAATGTATTTTATCGGTGTTTCCGTGTTAAAACTATTGAGAAAACACGATTAGCTCCAAATAATGCTTATATTTGACTAGGAAGAAGTGACCTGCCCAGGCTTCGAAAAAATATTAGGTCCATCTCTGCTTGCAATGGGTTTGACTCGGAAGACCCGTTGGCGATGATGATTCTGGATCTAGTAATGGTGAAGGTCGGTGTCTCATCCAACGTAAGTCTAGGTGGCGTTGAAGTTTGGCGGCGGTCGCTGGTTTCGGCGATGTGTAGAAAACCCTAGGATAGTTTTGCATTTTTTATCCCTTCGGATTCTATCTGCAACATTTTATGTACAACTATTTTCTCCTGATAGTTCTTTTTGTTTCCAAGTTGATTTGTTCCTGTTACTTGactttttattaataaaatatgtggttgctctcaaaagcTGGTTCCAGCACACATTGTTGCCCCCACAGTTGGTGGGGGACAGTTCTTTGCGCAGCTATTGTACATCTCGTGTACAATGTATATTTCTATGCATAGCAATGTCGTACAATACATGTAAAAAATATGGATGTGCATATAAATTGTGAAAAACATTTGTTACTTTCATGTTTTCTTCCACTATGTACTTCACTGCCATTGGCTAATAAATACAATGTTACATACTTGCACGAAAATATACCATGCTATTATTATTGAGAAGAAACACAAGAACCGTGAACAAAATCGAACTCAGATCATAGCCTTTCAAAATATTCCAACTTTGATTGTAAACTTTATGTGGTTCATTTCACACCTTTGTAACATAGTTGTGGAATAACAAGCTGAATTAACACCGGTATGGAGGCGGGTACCCTAGATCTCTTTTTGAATCCCCCCCCCTTCTCCCTTGGGGCCACAACTGATTCTCAAGTACTTAGCTTTTGGTGCGCGCGTGGTAGGCGGCTCGTCGGTGGTGAAGGCGGCGCTTAGTAGGCACGACGGCAGACAGTGCTAGGTATTGGTCGTTGGGAGGTGTGCATGGGGCGGATAACCCTTGGTTGATTTGGATCCAAGCTAAAGAACCTGATGGTTTTTTGGGTGAACCATCTGGCCTACTAGGCTCTATTTTAGGTTAGATTAATCTAACAATTGGTTAAAGGGGAACACATCCCAATTTCAGACCAACATCAGATCACCCCAAAGGAGCACAGGACATTACATTGCTGAATACTCGATCGTACAGAAGAATTGTCTAAATCCCAGTGAAGAAAACAAATAGGACATGTATGCATTAATTAATCGTCGCACTTACATAAGATGGATGCACATTACACACTGGTGCATAAACAGACGATGTATTTGTGATCACGACGCAGGTTCGATCTTCAGCAGTAGCAGGAGTATCAGATCAACCTATATCCACCTCCCTCTTAGGAGCCTGCTGATAAACCAGCAGCCGAAGCCCGTTCCAGCGAAACCTGCGATCTCCAGGACGAGCGCGACGACACCATGGGTactcctttcaaaacaggagccgaagcGTAACAAGGTGAGGGTCAGGGAGGCTATGAGTAGCAGGAAAGACACAAGGGCCACTTGGTAGATGAACACGCGAATGCCCCGCGTGTCTGGCTGCGGCGTCACGACGCCGTCGAGGAGGTGGCCGTGGTCGGGACCAGGAGGGTTCCCGACGGCGGCCATGGCGATCGGTCGGCGTGAAGCTAGATGGTGTGTTTGGGTTTGGAAAGATACGTAGCCCTATACAACATAGATTTCGTCTTTAATCATGTTAGCTTGAGGCCTAGCCATAGCCAGGCGGCCGACGCGGACTGTTACCGTGTTACGGCCGGAAATCACGTTTGGGCTGTTGGGTAGGTAGCTTGCTTCCTAACGTCGGCTCGCAAGGCCGGAGTTAATCGCTACTGTAAATACATCTCTATAGGCCCTGTCTCCGCACATACGCACGATGCAATCTGGCCCTGTCTCGGCCCACGACACCTATTTATCTTCTGCGCATTGCACCActggtctaagagcatctcttgcGGACACCGTGAATCCGCACaaactgcaaaaaaaaaaggttcgCGGGGTCAGCATACTTGGCCTCACGGCCTGCACAAAAGCAGATTTTCAGGGCAAACCGTACGTTATCTGCATCTTGAACAAGGCGTTGGCGCGAGGAAAATTTCAGCCCAACTACCACCGTACGATCTTTGTAGTCACCGGAAATCCAACCAAATTTCTCTAGAGTTGCCAGAATCGGAACGGGCGAACGTCCACTATACCTCGTCCCCACTGATGCGGAAGAGCTCACATAGGCTAGGCGGGCACGAGACAGCGGCGGGCGGAAGGCAGGGCGGGCCAGCTCGCGCGTGGCTGGCGGCGGCTCATGGGGCGGGACTAGCGGGCGGAAATTGTGGGACCTCGCGGACGGACATGTGGGCGGATGGAGGGAGGGCTCTAGCGCTGGGCGGGCGGAGCGGGTTGCCAGAGTGAGCATTAAATGATTGCCAGAGTAACTTCAAGCGAGAGCATCATCCATATTTGATAGAACCTAGCATCCGGTTATTATGTATTCTGATCTGCTATAGTCCGTAACTGCTGACAAACTCCTGTGATTTCTTTTGATGTCCAGCTCTTTGGCAATTTCTTTGCCATTTCTCCTACTTTGTAGGGAGagaatctacactacttaaaaaggaggaacatgttccctattctgccactACAATAATCCTTTCGTCGTTCCTTCGTCCAGCTTCTTTTCACCCCCGCACGCGTTCAGCTGGGCCAAGTGCCCAGGCccaacttctccttcctcttgcctGAGATATCGCGTCGCCCGCCCGTGCCTGTCGTCACCCTGCGCCGCCGCCCTGGCCAGCAGGGGCCTCCCTTCTTTATGCGCGACGTTGCACATTTCCTCCCATCTGGGCTCTTCTGAGATCCAGTCGATGGAATCGACGCAGCAGAAGAACCACTGGGTGCGACGatggcctccgcttcctccttgtGCCACGGTTCGGGCTGCGCTCGGCCGAGACGGCACCGGATTGTTGGCCGTCATCAGCGTACCACACGTCGTCGTTGGCGACCAAAGAGTGACGGATCTAGCAGGTGGGGCTCAGATCATGATCTCTTCGACCAGATCTGCTGTGTTGGTAGATTCAGCGAGGATGAGGTGATTATTTGTCTGCTCGAATTAGACGGTTCTGAGATTGATGTACTAACATCGTACTTTCTTGTGGTGTTAGCTACTGCCACTTCATGGTGAGGATAGCAACGAAGTAAACTCTTTTCATGAATAAATCTGAAAGTTGTTCTACTGATCAGGTGTGGAATCCTAAATTCGTTTGAGCTTTCAGCAAATTTGACATCGGGACATGGAATTGGTGAATACGTTACTGGATGGTATCCAGCTCCATGTCTCAAGATCTGTGATTTTGTCTACTCCAAGGTACCAAATAGTATTTCCTTGCTCTTTCTTACGGCGTTCTCCTTCAAGGTACCAACTCTGTCCAACTTTGAATGCTAGGAAAAATACCCTTTTTGCCAACTTTATTAGTGATGTTTCAAACAAATCGTTCAAAACCATATTTTTGTAAGCAGGTCAAAAAATTCACTAGATAATAGTGATCTCTGAATCGAGAATAGTGATTGATAGCCCCTTTGATTTGTAGACCCATATATCTTCATCTCTTATTGTATAAAACCTCTTATGGTATCCAAATGTTTTGGATACAATGGGGATACTGCTGCATGTAATAAGATCATGCTATCATCTATCCACCTAAATAAAATAGGTTCTCTACATAGTTGCACGttttgctggtaggacaaaagatcatCCACTTATAGGCTTATAGTAAATACTGTAGTAAAGACTGTTGCATAGCCATACACTTTTCTTAATTCTGATTTGATAGTAAATATGCATGAAAGGTGACTTGTATTTGGTAATACGTTTGTGTCTCGATCGAACAAGAGAGAAAATTGCCAAGATTACAACTGCTGGGTCACGCTACATACCTACTGTTTCGATCACATATATATGCAGTCAGTAACCTCGTGCAGTATTAGCTTCAATTCACGTCCTTTCATTTATTCTTCTTTTTTCTATTGCTCCGCAGAAGAATAAACGAATCCACTATATTTTGTTTGTTGCATTCACCACATTACATATCAGGTGCTAATGGGTTCTACGTGTTCTAAAAAGGGGCAGTTGCTTTGGTTTAGGTCATTTACTTGGAGTGCCAGTAGATGCAAATCAAAAATAGTACACAAGTCTGCTTCTTTTCCTAACTGCTGTTGTAGTATGGTTAGATACCCGTGCTTGTGTATATGAGAGTTTGTGTATTTGATGAATTCTCATCTAGATTAAAATCGATGGAACCATGAAAATGATCACAAGGATGCAACAACATTATTTGACATAGAAAATATTACATGGAAGTTCAGGAATACATAT from Lolium rigidum isolate FL_2022 chromosome 4, APGP_CSIRO_Lrig_0.1, whole genome shotgun sequence encodes the following:
- the LOC124648757 gene encoding transcription factor TGAL1-like — translated: MDYASPGGTDTSTDLDVEKMSPAFDQGHVGALTPSESSGKPNGKQGQKTLRRLAQNREAARRSRLRKKAYVQQLESSNLKLAQLEQELQRARRQGFLVSTSGDEPHSANGNGALAFGVEYARWLEEHSKQLDELRAAVNAHAGDSDLQAIIDAIMARCHEIFRLKDAAAKADAFQVLSGTWTTPVERCFLWLGGFRPSELLKLLASRLEPLTEKQLDSISVLQHSSQQAEDALSREMEALRQSVVETVAASGSSSSLCRTAGPSGDHTGQMAVAKLGALEILLRQADDLRLRILQEVQRILTTRQCARALLAISDYFSRLRALSSLWIARPST